Proteins encoded by one window of Primulina huaijiensis isolate GDHJ02 chromosome 1, ASM1229523v2, whole genome shotgun sequence:
- the LOC140984445 gene encoding ATP-dependent helicase BRM-like isoform X2, whose translation MQSGGGPQQGGGGHGRSTAPSASASPSSSSSAAFDHQQQQRQQQFLRRTEGNTALLAYQAGNINGALAGANVLASGSMQLPQQSRKLIDPGQQHAPPNIQDQGHNRIQGAEQQMLNPFQHTYLQHAFQAAQPKSTLGMQSQQQMKPGISGPLVKDEDMRMKNMIQVGNLSPASTSKKSSEQVVDGEKPADHNQRSISSEPRSSYPARLGQTMSSASMLGPHTQQNFMKMTNNPMAAQMQALQSLALEHNIDLSNPANANVIAQLIPLMQSRMVAQQKANDSNISIQSASFPKPNSTSMQVASESSPHANSSSDVSGQSGSSKVRQVLSSSMGVTSSAALVDNSSNLSLQQFSAHVKDNQLTPRQPNIVGSGMPLFHPMQSPGNSSQGVESLMLAKASSISEASQAQYARKANQSPRKSVTPSSDGEVGNLSTPAGGPFPQMRQSHVGFTKQQLHVLKAQILAFRRLKAFSFALQKGDSTLPRELLQAISPPPLDLKIQQVLPPPGTASKDRSTGECVDEHVKSMESTEKVPQVVALAAGAGKVKEEVLRDVKATSSAANTQNTTPETKVSRSVVPRGKEEHQDEGFSGKLEHGTDLGTQTPPIRSDVTVDRDKAVASKPVVSETIQVKKPIQASNATQPKDTGSARKYHGPLFDFPVFTRKHDTLGSSMMNNNNNLVLAYDIKDLFSEEGGEICKRRRAEKIGKIEKLLSVNLERKKFKPDLVIRLQIESKKLQLVDLQARLRDEIEQQQIEIMAMPDRPYRKFVRLCERQRLELNRQSQASQKAVREKQLKSIFQWRKKLLEAHWIIRDARIARNRGVHKYHEKMLREFSKRKDDGRDKRMEALKNNDVERYREMLLEQQTNINGEAAERYAVLSSFLTQTEEYLHKLGSKITAAKNLQEVEEAGSSAVAAARAQGLSEEEVRAAAACAREEVMIRNRFTEMNAPKENTSVNKYYNLAHAVSERVTRQPSMLRAGTLRDYQLVGLQWMLSLYNNKLNGILADEMGLGKTVQVMSLIAYLMEFKGNYGPHLIIVPNAVLVNWKSEFHIWLPTVSCIFYVGGKDQRAKLFSQEVLAMKFNVLVTTYEFIMYDRSKLSKVDWKYIIIDEAQRMKDRESVLARDLDRYRCQRRLLLTGTPLQNDLKELWSLLNLLLPEVFDNRKAFHDWFSQPFQKEGPTHNAEDDWLETEKKVIVIHRLHQILEPFMLRRRVEDVEGSLPPKVSIVLKCRMSSIQSVIYDWIKSTGTLRVDPEDEKLKVQKNPIYQPKVYKTLNNRCMELRKSCNHPLLNYPYFSDISKDFLVRSCGKLWVLDRVLIKLHRTGHRVLLFSTMTKLLDIVEEYLQWRRLVFRRIDGTTSLEDRESAIMDFNSPDTDCFIFLLSIRAAGRGLNLQSADTVIIYDPDPNPKNEEQAVARAHRIGQTREVKVIYMEAVVDKIPSHQKEDEIRSEGAVDSDDDLAGKDRYMGSIESLIRNNIQQYKIDMADEVINAGRFDQRTTHEERRLTLETLLHDEERYQETVHDVPSLHEVNRMIARSDAEVELFDQMDEELDWTEDMTRYDQVPKWLRASTKEVNTTISNLSKKSSKNVFYGGGVGLESSDIVHETERKRGRPKRKVPIYTELDDEEEEFSEASSEDRNRYSVQGVGETGDFEDDESTGAPRLNNVQSEEESPVSADGYQSQRALESIRNNHALDEAGSSGSSSHSQRLLRMVSSSASSQKFGSLSALDDRSNSRSKKSVDELEEGEIAASGDSHIDHQQSGSWIQDRDEGEDEQVLQPKIKRKRSIRYRPRPADRLGEKYIKKSSLRHENRSQLQFQVEGRNAFQERDERAHNVGEPSSLKTDKNDLSMKNRSSLPSRKTSKAKLHGSMKSGAVNYVSTPDYTQEQPREKWDNKLKRPTGSGYKMSEVIQRKCKNVISKLQRRIDKEGHQIIPLLTELWKRIENSNPVGGAGNNLLDFRRIDLRVDKSEYSGVMELVSDVQLVLKCGLQYYGFSYEVRSEAKKVHDLFFDILKIAFPDTDFREARNSMSFSGPISTPASASRQMLASQTKRQKLVKDVDSDNGHFQKPQTRAAIHTLEDTKTRSYMTQKELRLGSSSSRELSQQDNAHPFTHPGDFVICKKKRKDREKSAVKAGNRSAGPLSPIGLGLNIKSPSSFSGTKDMGLMQQIGAQQSRAALSPQQGNSGGSAVGWANPVKRMRTDAGKRRPSHL comes from the exons ATGCAATCTGGCGGTGGGCCCCAGCAAGGCGGCGGCGGACATGGACGGAGCACTGCCCCTTCAGCCTCTGCTTCGCCATCCTCGTCTTCATCTGCCGCATTTGATCACCAGCAGCAACAAAGACAG CAACAATTTCTGAGGAGAACCGAAGGGAATACTGCCCTTTTAGCCTACCAAGCTGGCAATATTAATGGGGCCCTTGCTGGAGCAAATGTTTTGGCATCTGGATCCATGCAATTACCTCAGCAATCCAGGAAGTTAATTGATCCGGGCCAACAGCACGCCCCTCCTAATATTCAAGACCAGGGTCACAATAGGATTCAAGGTGCTGAACAACAGATGTTGAATCCTTTCCAACATACTTACTTGCAACATGCCTTTCAGGCTGCACAACCGAAATCAACCTTAGGGATGCAATCCCAGCAGCAGATGAAACCAGGGATATCTGGTCCTCTTGTCAAAGATGAAGATATGCGGATGAAAAATATGATCCAAGTTGGGAATCTGTCTCCGGCATCCACCTCCAAAAAATCATCTGAGCAGGTCGTTGACGGTGAGAAACCAGCAGATCATAATCAGCGGTCCATATCAAGCGAACCAAGATCTAGTTATCCTGCACGTCTTGGTCAAACAATGTCATCAGCATCAATGCTGGGGCCACATACCCAgcaaaatttcatgaaaatgaCTAACAACCCCATGGCTGCACAAATGCAAGCCTTGCAGTCTTTGGCGCTCGAGCACAATATTGACCTGTCTAATCCTGCAAATGCAAATGTGATCGCTCAACTAATTCCCCTTATGCAATCCAGAATGGTTGCTCAGCAAAAAGCAAATGACAGCAATATCAGTATTCAATCTGCATCTTTTCCAAAACCTAACAGTACTTCAATGCAAGTTGCAAGCGAAAGTTCACCCCATGCTAATTCCTCGAGCGATGTATCTGGGCAGTCTGGATCTTCAAAAGTTAGGCAGGTTTTGTCTAGTAGTATGGGTGTGACTTCTAGTGCTGCTCTGGTTGACAATTCTAGCAACCTATCACTGCAGCAGTTCTCTGCACATGTTAAAGATAACCAACTTACTCCTAGACAACCAAATATTGTTGGAAGTGGAATGCCCCTATTTCATCCCATGCAATCACCCGGGAATTCAAGCCAAGGTGTTGAAAGTTTAATGCTTGCGAAAGCTTCATCCATTTCAGAAGCTTCTCAGGCCCAGTATGCCAGAAAAGCTAATCAATCTCCCCGAAAATCTGTAACTCCATCTAGTGATGGGGAGGTGGGAAATTTGTCAACACCTGCTGGTGGACCATTTCCCCAGATGCGACAATCACATGTTGGATTTACAAAGCAGCAACTGCACGTACTTAAAGCACAAATACTTGCATTTAGGCGTCTGAAG GCTTTTTCCTTTGCCCTGCAGAAAGGAGATTCAACTCTGCCACGTGAATTGCTCCAAGCTATTTCCCCTCCACCACTTGATTTAAAGATACAGCAGGTATTGCCCCCTCCTGGGACTGCTAGCAAGGATAGGTCAACTGGAGAGTGTGTAGATGAGCATGTAAAATCTATGGAGTCAACTGAAAAAGTGCCTCAGGTTGTGGCTTTGGCTGCTGGAGCAGGTAAAGTGAAGGAGGAAGTTCTGAGAGATGTCAAGGCAACTTCTTCGGCTGCTAATACGCAAAACACTACACCTGAAACAAAGGTATCAAGATCTGTGGTTCCTCGTGGGAAAGAAGAACATCAAGATGAAGGGTTTTCAGGGAAGTTGGAACATGGGACTGATCTTGGAACACAGACACCTCCTATTAGGAGTGATGTTACTGTAGATAGGGATAAAGCAGTTGCTTCGAAGCCAGTTGTTTCAGAAACAATTCAAGTTAAGAAACCTATTCAAGCAAGCAATGCAACTCAACCCAAGGATACTGGTTCAGCTAGAAAGTACCATGGCCCTTTGTTTGATTTCCCAGTGTTTACTAGGAAACATGACACACTTGGGTCATCTATGatgaacaataataataatctcgTTCTAGCTTATGATATTAAAGATCTTTTCTCCGAGGAAGGTGGAGAGATTTGTAAAAGGAGAAGGGCAGAAAAAATAGGAAAGATTGAAAAATTACTATCTGTAAACTTGGAGAGGAAGAAGTTTAAACCTGATCTTGTTATACGGCTACAAATTGAATCAAAAAAACTtcagcttgtagatcttcaggCACGGTTGAGGGATGAGATTGAGCAACAACAAATAGAGATAATGGCAATGCCTGATAGACCATATCGGAAATTTGTTCGACTATGCGAGCGTCAACGGCTAGAGCTAAACAGGCAATCTCAGGCTAGTCAGAAGGCAGTTAGAGAAAAGCAACTGAAATCCATATTTCAGTGGCGCAAGAAGCTTCTTGAGGCACACTGGATCATCCGCGACGCTCGAATTGCTCGCAATAGGGGAGTTCACAAGTATCATGAAAAAATGCTAAGGGAGTTTTCTAAGAGGAAAGATGATGGCCGTGATAAAAGGATGGAAGCACTGAAAAATAATGACGTGGAAAGATATAGGGAGATGTTGTTGGAACAACAAACTAACATCAACGGTGAGGCTGCAGAAAGATATGCTGTTCTGTCGTCATTCCTGACTCAAACTGAAGAATATCTTCACAAATTAGGAAGTAAAATAACAGCAGCTAAAAATCTTCAGGAGGTTGAGGAGGCAGGCAGTTCTGCCGTCGCCGCAGCACGTGCACAG GGTCTCTCGGAAGAAGAAGTAAGAGCTGCTGCTGCCTGTGCTAGAGAAGAAGTGATGATAAGGAATCGATTCACTGAGATGAATGCACCAAAAGAAAATACATCCGTTAACAA GTATTACAATCTCGCACATGCTGTTAGTGAAAGGGTCACTAGGCAGCCTTCGATGTTACGTGCCGGAACATTACGTGACTATCAGCTT GTTGGTTTGCAGTGGATGTTATCTTTGTACAACAACAAATTAAATGGAATCTTGGCCGACGAGATGGGTCTTGGGAAGACCGTTCAG GTCATGTCCTTGATTGCATATTTAATGGAGTTTAAAGGAAACTATGGTCCACATCTTATCATTGTTCCTAATGCTGTTCTGGTGAACTGGAAG AGTGAATTCCACATTTGGCTTCCAACTGTCTCCTGCATATTTTATGTTGGTGGAAAAGATCAAAGGGCAAAATTGTTTTCTCAA GAAGTCTTAGCGATGAAGTTTAATGTCCTTGTGACAACTTATGAGTTCATTATGTATGATCGGTCAAAACTTTCAAAAGTTGATTGGAAGTATATTATAATTGATGAAGCACAACGAATGAAGGACAGAGAGTCAGTTCTAGCTCGTGATCTTGATAGATATCGATGCCAAAGGCGCTTGCTTCTGACTGGAACACCATTGCAG AATGATCTTAAAGAACTATGGTCCCTTTTAAACCTATTGCTCCCAGAAGTATTTGATAATAGGAAAGCTTTTCACGATTGGTTTTCACAACCATTTCAAAAAGAAGGTCCCACACACAATGCTGAGGATGACTGGCTTGAGACTGAGAAGAAGGTGATAGTTATCCATAGACTTCATCAAATTTTAGAGCCATTTATGCTTAGGCGTCGTGTTGAAGATGTGGAAGGATCACTGCCTCCCAAG GTTTCCATTGTCCTGAAATGCAGAATGTCTTCCATTCAGAGTGTCATATATGACTGGATCAAATCCACAGGTACTCTAAGAGTTGACCCAGAAGATGAAAAGCTCAAAGTTCAGAAGAATCCAATTTATCAGCCAAAAGTTTACAAGACCTTAAATAACAGATGCATGGAGCTAAGGAAATCATGCAATCACCCTTTACTCAACTATCCATATTTTAGTGATATTTCAAAGGATTTTCTTGTGAGATCATGCGGAAAATTGTGGGTTCTGGATAGAGTGTTAATTAAGCTTCATCGAACTGGCCATAGGGTATTGCTATTTAGCACCATGACCAAACTGCTCGACATAGTGGAGGAATATTTGCAATGGAGAAGGCTTGTTTTCAGACGAATCGACGGGACAACTAGTTTGGAAGATCGTGAGAGTGCTATTATGGACTTCAATAGTCCTGATACTGATTGTTTTATATTCTTACTCAGCATTCGTGCTGCTGGACGAGGTTTGAATCTTCAATCTGCTGACACCGTCATCATATATGATCCTGATCCAAACCCAAAAAATGAGGAACAGGCTGTCGCTCGAGCACACCGAATTGGGCAGACTAGGGAGGTAAAAGTCATTTATATGGAAGCTGTGGTAGACAAAATACCAAGCCATCAGAAAGAAGATGAGATCAGGAGTGAAGGTGCAGTTGATTCGGATGACGACCTTGCTGGGAAGGATCGTTATATGGGTTCTATTGAGAGCCTCATTCGGAATAACATCCAACAATATAAGATTGACATGGCTGATGAAGTTATAAATGCTGGTCGTTTTGACCAAAGGACAACACATGAAGAGAGACGCCTGACCTTAGAAACCTTGTTGCATGATGAAGAGAGATACCAAGAAACTGTACACGATGTTCCTTCTCTTCATGAAGTTAATCGGATGATTGCCAGAAGTGATGCGGAAGTAGAGCTCTTTGATCAAATGGATGAGGAACTTGACTGGACAGAAGATATGACTCGGTATGATCAAGTTCCAAAATGGCTTCGAGCAAGCACTAAAGAAGTAAATACCACAATTTCTAATTTATCCAAGAAGTCATCAAAGAATGTCTTCTATGGAGGAGGTGTGGGTTTAGAATCCAGTGACATCGTTCATGAGACCGAGAGAAAGAGGGGGCGTCCCAAGAGGAAAGTTCCTATTTACACTGAATTGGATGACGAAGAAGAAGAATTTTCTGAAGCTAGTTCGGAGGATAGGAATCGATATTCTGTACAAGGAGTAGGAGAAACTGGGGATTTTGAAGATGATGAATCTACTGGGGCTCCACGACTTAATAACGTGCAGTCAGAAGAAGAAAGTCCCGTTTCTGCTGATGGATACCAATCCCAAAGAGCTTTGGAAAGCATCAGAAACAACCATGCACTTGATGAAGCAGGTTCATCTGGATCTTCTTCACACAGTCAAAGGTTATTAAGGATGGTTTCTTCTTCCGCGTCTTCTCAGAAATTTGGATCACTTTCTGCTTTAGATGACAGGTCCAACTCCCGTTCGAAGAAGTCG GTAGATGAATTAGAAGAAGGGGAAATTGCTGCATCTGGTGATTCTCATATTGACCACCAGCAATCTGGTAGCTGGATTCAAGATCGTGATGAAGGTGAAGATGAACAGGTCTTGCAGCCCAAAATTAAACGAAAACGAAGTATTCGGTATCGTCCAAGGCCTGCAGATAGATTAGGAGAGAAATATATTAAGAAGTCATCCCTTCGCCATGAGAATCGTTCTCAATTGCAATTTCAGGTGGAAGGTAGAAATGCATTCCAGGAAAGGGATGAACGTGCACATAATGTTGGAGAACCTAGCTCATTGAAAACTGACAAAAATGATTTATCCATGAAGAACAGGAGTAGTTTACCCTCGAGGAAAACATCTAAAGCTAAATTGCATGGTTCTATGAAATCTGGTGCGGTTAATTATGTATCTACTCCAGATTATACTCAGGAGCAACCAAGGGAAAAATGGGACAATAAATTGAAAAGGCCTACTGGTAGTGGCTATAAAATGTCTGAGGTCATCCAGAGAAAG TGCAAGAATGTCATTAGTAAGCTCCAGAGAAGAATAGATAAAGAAGGTCATCAAATAATACCCTTGCTAACTGAACTTTGGAAAAGAATTGAGAACTCCAATCCTGTGGGTGGGGCAGGGAATAACCTTTTGGACTTTAGAAGGATCGACCTTCGTGTAGACAAATCTGAGTACAGTGGTGTCATGGAGCTTGTATCTGATGTGCAACTTGTGTTGAAGTGTGGTTTGCAGTATTATGGATTCTCTTATGAG GTGAGGTCGGAAGCGAAGAAAGTACACGATCTCTTCTTTGACATCTTGAAGATAGCATTTCCAGACACTGATTTTCGAGAAGCCAGAAATTCCATGTCTTTTTCTGGTCCAATTTCGACACCAGCCAGTGCTTCAAGACAGATGCTTGCTAGTCAGACCAAGCGCCAGAAATTAGTGAAGGATGTGGATTCTGACAATGGTCATTTTCAGAAGCCACAGACTCGAGCAGCCATCCATACTCTGGAGGACACCAAGACCAGAAGTTATATGACACAAAAAGAGCTTCGGCTTGGAAGTAGCAGTAGCCGCGAGCTTAGCCAACAGGATAATGCACACCCGTTTACTCATCCTGGGGACTTCGTTATCTGCAAAAAGAAGAGGAAAGACAGGGAAAAATCAGCAGTGAAGGCAGGGAATAGGTCAGCAGGTCCTCTGTCACCTATTGGCCTTGGCCTTAATATTAAAAGTCCAAGCTCATTTTCTGGCACCAAAGATATGGGATTGATGCAGCAAATTGGTGCACAACAAAGTCGAGCTGCCCTTTCTCCTCAACAAGGGAATAGTGGTGGTAGTGCTGTTGGATGGGCGAATCCTGTAAAGAGAATGAGAACCGATGCTGGAAAGAGGCGCCCAAGCCATTTATGA